A genome region from Rhodanobacter thiooxydans includes the following:
- the glk gene encoding glucokinase: protein MHVSAPTLLVDLGGTNVRFGVADPSRDQPLLSDSIRRYRVAEHDSLVATAKQYLADTGLKVSRAIVAAAGRIVDGETVKVTNNPWAISAHQTASALGLEYVHLVNDFAAQSMAVTLLHGDDLVDVGTVPRPVVGAEAEQTFAVVGPGTGLGVGGLLVRGGHCSVLQTEGGHAGFAAHTPEDIAILDYLNHKYGRVSNERLICGQGLVNLYDAICHMVGATPDALKPEDITARAKDGSCPLCTRTVETFAGIFGSVAGDLVLTLGAWNGVYLTGGLIPVLLPWLERGRFRERFEAKGRFRDIMEKVPTQAIMNPEPGLLGAAALAVLESGRTLLPTC, encoded by the coding sequence ATGCACGTTTCCGCCCCCACCCTGCTCGTCGATCTTGGCGGCACCAATGTCCGTTTCGGGGTGGCCGATCCATCGCGCGACCAGCCGCTGCTGAGCGACAGCATCCGGCGCTACCGGGTGGCCGAGCACGATTCGCTGGTCGCGACCGCGAAGCAGTACCTTGCCGACACCGGCCTCAAGGTGAGCCGCGCCATCGTGGCCGCCGCCGGCCGCATCGTCGACGGCGAGACGGTCAAGGTCACCAACAACCCGTGGGCAATCTCGGCGCACCAGACGGCCAGCGCGCTGGGCCTGGAATACGTGCACCTGGTCAACGACTTTGCCGCGCAGAGCATGGCGGTGACCCTGCTGCATGGCGACGACCTGGTCGACGTGGGCACGGTGCCGCGCCCGGTGGTCGGCGCCGAAGCTGAGCAGACCTTCGCCGTCGTCGGCCCCGGCACCGGCCTGGGCGTGGGCGGCCTGCTGGTGCGCGGCGGCCACTGCAGCGTGCTGCAGACCGAAGGCGGCCACGCCGGTTTCGCCGCACACACGCCGGAGGACATCGCCATCCTCGACTACCTCAACCACAAGTACGGGCGCGTCTCCAACGAGCGGCTGATCTGCGGCCAGGGCCTGGTGAACCTGTACGACGCGATCTGCCACATGGTCGGCGCGACGCCCGACGCGCTGAAGCCGGAGGACATCACCGCCCGCGCGAAGGACGGCAGCTGCCCGCTGTGCACGCGTACGGTGGAGACCTTCGCCGGCATCTTCGGCAGCGTCGCCGGCGACCTGGTGCTCACGCTGGGCGCGTGGAACGGCGTCTACCTCACCGGCGGGCTGATCCCGGTGCTGCTGCCGTGGCTGGAACGCGGCCGCTTCCGCGAACGCTTCGAGGCCAAGGGCCGCTTCCGCGACATCATGGAAAAGGTGCCGACCCAGGCGATCATGAATCCCGAGCCGGGCCTGCTCGGCGCGGCGGCGCTGGCGGTGCTGGAGTCGGGGAGAACGCTGCTTCCGACGTGTTAG
- a CDS encoding S53 family peptidase: protein MGTTRTPTPAVRQHQPPGAHYLGRHAPDASLDVTLVLRRRSPLDTVAPPSSRATRHADFEVRYGADPDDLDRLRGFGRQHGLQELASEPARRTLHLRGTVQALQHAFGVQLGRYELTSGGAVYVGSAQAPTLPDPAVIAVLGLDRRPVARPHFRVAQAQPVNTYTPLQVGQLYDFPPGADGSGQVIAIIELGGGYRQADLDTYFSSLGLATPAITAVSIDGGSNQPGGAADAEVMLDIEIAGALAPAAKLAVYFAPNTDQGFYNAISQAAHDSSLPATAMSISWGAPEDSWVTASRDAMETALEDAAALGVTVTVAAGDGGSSDGESDGRPHVDFPAASPSVLACGGTKLLASGGAISSEVTWNETAANEGATGGGVSAVFALPAWQAGAAVPATAAGFAGRGVPDVAGNADPLTGYAVRVDSQDEVVGGTSAVAPLWAALVARLGQQLGHPLGAVQAALYDLGGGAFHDITQGDNGSYTAGPGWDACTGLGSPDGQALLGALQAGAANPTPAPPGHPPKHGGHKPKHGGHKPPGRGSKRKEKP from the coding sequence ATGGGCACCACCCGAACCCCCACCCCGGCCGTCCGCCAGCACCAGCCGCCCGGCGCCCATTACCTGGGCCGACACGCTCCGGATGCGTCGCTCGACGTGACCCTCGTGCTGCGCCGCCGGAGCCCGCTGGACACGGTGGCCCCACCTTCCTCGCGGGCCACCCGGCATGCCGACTTCGAGGTCCGCTACGGCGCCGACCCGGACGACCTGGATCGCCTGCGCGGCTTCGGCCGCCAGCACGGCCTGCAGGAACTGGCCAGCGAGCCGGCGCGGCGGACGCTGCACCTGCGCGGCACGGTGCAAGCCCTGCAGCACGCGTTCGGCGTGCAGCTGGGCCGCTACGAGCTGACGTCCGGCGGAGCGGTCTATGTCGGCTCCGCGCAGGCGCCGACCCTGCCGGATCCGGCGGTGATCGCGGTGCTGGGCCTCGACCGCCGCCCGGTCGCCCGGCCGCACTTCCGCGTGGCACAGGCGCAACCGGTGAACACCTACACGCCGCTGCAGGTGGGCCAGCTGTACGACTTTCCCCCCGGCGCGGACGGCAGCGGCCAGGTCATCGCAATCATCGAACTGGGCGGCGGCTACCGGCAGGCCGATCTGGATACCTACTTCAGTTCGCTCGGCCTGGCGACGCCCGCCATCACCGCCGTGTCGATCGACGGCGGCAGCAACCAGCCCGGCGGCGCCGCGGATGCGGAGGTGATGCTGGACATCGAGATCGCCGGCGCGCTGGCACCGGCGGCGAAGCTGGCCGTCTACTTCGCTCCGAATACCGACCAGGGCTTCTACAACGCGATCTCGCAGGCCGCGCACGACAGCAGCCTGCCGGCCACGGCCATGTCGATCAGCTGGGGCGCTCCGGAAGACAGCTGGGTTACGGCGTCGCGCGACGCGATGGAAACCGCGCTGGAGGACGCCGCCGCACTCGGCGTGACGGTGACCGTGGCGGCCGGCGACGGCGGCTCCAGCGATGGCGAAAGCGATGGTCGGCCGCATGTGGATTTTCCCGCCGCCAGCCCGTCCGTGTTGGCCTGCGGGGGCACCAAGCTGCTCGCCAGCGGCGGCGCGATCAGCAGCGAGGTGACCTGGAACGAAACCGCGGCCAACGAGGGCGCCACCGGTGGCGGCGTCAGTGCCGTGTTTGCGCTGCCCGCATGGCAGGCGGGCGCGGCGGTGCCCGCGACAGCCGCAGGCTTCGCCGGGCGCGGCGTGCCGGATGTCGCGGGCAATGCCGATCCGCTCACCGGTTATGCGGTGCGTGTGGACAGCCAGGACGAGGTGGTCGGCGGCACCAGCGCCGTCGCGCCGCTGTGGGCCGCGCTGGTGGCTCGCCTTGGCCAACAGCTCGGCCACCCGCTGGGCGCGGTGCAGGCCGCCCTGTATGACCTCGGCGGCGGGGCCTTCCACGACATCACCCAGGGCGACAACGGCAGCTACACGGCGGGCCCGGGCTGGGACGCCTGCACCGGACTGGGCAGCCCGGACGGACAGGCCTTGCTCGGCGCCCTGCAGGCAGGTGCGGCCAATCCCACTCCGGCGCCGCCCGGCCACCCGCCCAAGCACGGGGGGCACAAGCCCAAGCACGGCGGCCACAAGCCGCCCGGCAGGGGCAGCAAGCGCAAGGAAAAACCATGA
- the hemB gene encoding porphobilinogen synthase, which yields MSFPAIRMRRMRRDAFSRALMREHTLLPSDLIMVAFVIDGEGRREAVLSMPGVDRLSIDGLLALAGECVRLGIPALALFPSPGADVKSLDASEAWNPDNLMHRATRALKAKYPELGLIGDVALDPYTTHGQDGLIDDAGYVMNEPTVEALIKMSLAQAAAGMDFVAPSDMMDGRIGSIRDALEEAGHIHTRILAYSAKYASAFYGPFRDAVGSAANLGKGNKHTYQMDVGNSDEALREVELDLLEGADAVMVKPGLPYLDVLRRVKDTFGAPTFVYQVSGEYAMLKAAVQNGWLDEKAVVLEALTAFKRAGADAILTYYAIDAARWLRGE from the coding sequence ATGAGCTTTCCCGCCATCCGCATGCGCCGCATGCGCCGCGACGCCTTCTCCCGCGCGCTGATGCGCGAGCACACCCTACTGCCCAGCGACCTGATCATGGTTGCATTCGTGATCGATGGCGAAGGCCGGCGCGAGGCGGTGCTGTCGATGCCGGGGGTGGATCGGCTTTCCATCGACGGCTTGCTGGCGCTGGCCGGCGAATGCGTGCGGCTGGGCATCCCCGCGCTGGCTCTGTTCCCCTCGCCCGGTGCCGATGTGAAGTCGCTCGACGCCAGCGAGGCGTGGAACCCGGACAACCTGATGCACCGCGCCACCCGCGCGCTGAAGGCGAAGTATCCCGAGCTGGGCCTGATCGGCGACGTGGCGCTGGACCCGTACACCACCCACGGCCAGGACGGCCTGATCGACGACGCCGGCTACGTGATGAACGAGCCCACCGTCGAGGCGCTGATCAAGATGTCGCTGGCCCAGGCCGCGGCCGGCATGGATTTCGTGGCGCCGTCGGACATGATGGATGGCCGCATCGGCTCCATCCGCGACGCACTGGAAGAAGCCGGCCACATCCACACGCGTATCCTCGCCTACTCGGCGAAATACGCCTCCGCGTTCTACGGCCCGTTCCGCGACGCGGTCGGTTCCGCGGCCAACCTCGGCAAGGGCAACAAGCACACCTACCAGATGGACGTGGGCAACAGCGACGAGGCGCTGCGCGAGGTCGAACTGGACCTGCTCGAAGGCGCCGACGCGGTGATGGTGAAGCCCGGCCTGCCCTACCTCGACGTGCTGCGCCGGGTGAAAGACACCTTCGGTGCGCCCACCTTCGTCTACCAGGTGAGCGGCGAATACGCGATGCTGAAGGCCGCCGTGCAGAATGGGTGGCTGGATGAGAAGGCGGTGGTGCTGGAAGCGCTCACCGCGTTCAAGCGGGCGGGGGCGGATGCGATCCTTACCTACTATGCAATCGATGCCGCGCGGTGGTTGCGCGGGGAATAG
- the pyrC gene encoding dihydroorotase — protein sequence MTPPRLEITRPDDWHLHLRDGDALASVVGHTARRFARAIVMPNLKPPVTTVAQAEDYRRRILASLPAGARFQPLMTLYLTENTPVEEIAHAKASGSVFAVKYYPAGATTNSDSGVCELSRVHHVLEAMEKHELPLLMHGEVTDSAVDIFDRERVFIERHLLPLRERFPALRMVLEHITTSDAAEFVAGAPANVAATITAHHLLLNRNALFEGGIRPHHYCAPILKRETHRAALLQAATSGDAHFFLGTDSAPHPREAKEAACGCAGLYTAHAALELYAEAFEQAGRLDRLEAFASFHGPDFYGLPRNTDRVALERTPWSVPQVYPLGGSSCVPMRAGGSVGWSLA from the coding sequence ATGACGCCCCCGCGCCTAGAAATCACCCGCCCCGACGACTGGCACCTGCACCTTCGCGACGGCGACGCGCTGGCTTCGGTGGTCGGCCACACCGCGCGGCGTTTCGCCCGCGCCATCGTGATGCCGAACCTGAAGCCGCCGGTGACCACGGTGGCGCAGGCCGAGGACTATCGTCGGCGCATCCTTGCCAGCTTGCCGGCGGGCGCGCGCTTCCAGCCGTTGATGACGCTGTATCTCACCGAGAACACGCCGGTGGAGGAAATCGCCCACGCCAAGGCCAGCGGCAGCGTGTTCGCGGTGAAGTACTACCCGGCCGGCGCCACCACCAATTCCGATTCCGGCGTGTGCGAGCTGTCGCGGGTGCACCACGTGCTGGAGGCGATGGAGAAGCACGAGCTGCCGCTGCTGATGCACGGCGAGGTCACCGACTCGGCCGTCGACATCTTCGATCGCGAACGCGTGTTCATCGAGCGCCACCTGCTGCCGCTGCGCGAGCGCTTCCCGGCACTGCGCATGGTGCTGGAGCACATCACCACCAGCGACGCAGCCGAGTTCGTCGCCGGCGCGCCGGCCAACGTGGCGGCCACCATCACCGCGCACCACCTGCTGCTCAACCGCAACGCACTGTTCGAGGGCGGCATCCGCCCGCACCACTATTGCGCGCCGATCCTCAAGCGCGAGACGCACCGCGCCGCGCTGTTGCAGGCGGCCACCAGCGGCGATGCGCATTTCTTCCTCGGCACCGACAGCGCGCCGCACCCGCGTGAGGCGAAGGAAGCCGCGTGCGGCTGCGCAGGTTTGTACACCGCCCACGCGGCGCTCGAACTGTATGCCGAGGCATTCGAACAGGCGGGCCGGCTGGATCGGCTGGAAGCGTTCGCCAGCTTCCATGGCCCGGATTTCTACGGTCTGCCGCGCAACACCGATCGCGTCGCACTCGAACGCACGCCATGGAGCGTGCCGCAGGTCTATCCGCTGGGCGGCAGCAGCTGCGTGCCGATGCGCGCTGGCGGCAGCGTCGGCTGGTCGCTGGCGTAA
- a CDS encoding glutamate--cysteine ligase: protein MSIPSAVKSTPIAGRQQLADYLAAGEKPHEAWRIGTEHEKFGFRTDDLRPPPFEGERGIRALLEGIAVRYGWDIAREGETPVALSRDKASITLEPAGQLELSGAPLETIHQTCCEVNSHLEEVRSVADGMGLGFLGMGFQPKWRRDEMPWMPKGRYKIMREYMPKVGSLGLDMMTRTCTVQVNLDFSSEADMIKKFRVGLALQPIATALFADSPFTEGRPNGYLSYRSQIWTDTDPDRTGMLDFVFADGFGYERYVDYILDVPMYFSYQDGRYIDLAGQDFKRFLAGELPTLPGVHATMKDFADHLTTAFPEVRLKQYLEMRGADGGPWNRLCALPAFWVGLLYDQQALDAAWDLVKDFSREERHALRDGVPKHALKLPFRGGTVRDLAEEALKIAGHGLKRRARLNRHGADESIFLEPLVEIAQANQTPAERKLELFHGPWHGNIDPLFREFAY, encoded by the coding sequence GTGTCCATACCCAGTGCCGTCAAGAGCACCCCGATCGCCGGCCGCCAGCAGCTTGCTGACTATCTCGCCGCCGGCGAAAAACCGCACGAGGCGTGGCGCATCGGCACTGAGCATGAGAAGTTCGGCTTCCGTACCGATGATCTACGCCCACCCCCGTTCGAGGGCGAGCGCGGCATTCGCGCCCTGCTCGAAGGTATCGCCGTGCGCTACGGCTGGGACATCGCTCGCGAAGGCGAGACCCCGGTAGCGTTGTCGCGCGACAAGGCCTCGATCACGCTGGAGCCGGCCGGCCAGCTGGAGCTGTCCGGTGCCCCGCTGGAGACCATCCACCAGACCTGCTGCGAGGTGAACTCGCACCTGGAGGAGGTACGCTCGGTCGCCGACGGCATGGGCCTGGGCTTCCTCGGCATGGGCTTCCAGCCGAAGTGGCGCCGCGACGAAATGCCGTGGATGCCGAAGGGCCGTTACAAGATCATGCGCGAGTACATGCCCAAGGTCGGCTCGCTCGGCCTGGACATGATGACGCGCACCTGCACGGTGCAGGTGAACCTGGATTTCTCCTCCGAAGCGGACATGATCAAGAAGTTCCGCGTCGGCCTCGCGCTGCAACCGATCGCCACCGCGCTGTTCGCCGATTCGCCGTTCACCGAAGGACGTCCGAACGGCTATCTGTCGTACCGCTCGCAGATCTGGACCGACACCGACCCCGACCGCACCGGCATGCTCGACTTCGTGTTCGCCGACGGCTTCGGCTACGAGCGCTACGTCGACTACATCCTCGACGTGCCGATGTACTTCAGCTACCAGGACGGCCGCTACATCGACCTGGCCGGGCAGGATTTCAAACGTTTCCTGGCCGGTGAACTGCCCACGCTACCGGGCGTGCACGCGACCATGAAGGACTTCGCCGACCACCTCACCACCGCCTTCCCCGAGGTGCGCCTGAAGCAGTACCTGGAGATGCGCGGCGCCGACGGCGGCCCGTGGAACCGGCTGTGCGCGCTGCCCGCGTTCTGGGTCGGTCTGCTCTACGACCAGCAGGCACTGGATGCGGCGTGGGACCTGGTCAAGGACTTCAGCCGCGAGGAGCGCCACGCCCTGCGCGACGGCGTGCCGAAGCACGCGCTGAAGCTGCCGTTCCGCGGCGGCACGGTACGCGACCTCGCCGAAGAGGCGCTGAAGATCGCCGGCCACGGCCTCAAGCGCCGCGCCCGACTCAATCGCCACGGTGCCGACGAAAGCATCTTCCTCGAACCGTTGGTGGAGATTGCGCAGGCCAACCAGACCCCGGCCGAGCGCAAGCTGGAGCTGTTCCACGGTCCGTGGCACGGCAACATCGACCCGCTGTTCCGCGAGTTCGCCTACTGA